The genomic window GGCCAATCTGACGCGAAAATAATTTGTAATGATTTACAAGCTGAGTTGGTTTCGATTGCTGGTAATTACTGGCTCAGCGACCAAATTGATAGCGAATACTGGCAGAAAAAAACCATGTTCAGTATGGCAAACGGTGTATTACACGTTGATGTCATCGCAATATAAGAGAAATAAAAGGAAAACAAGAATGGCACGCATTATCGTTGTAACGTCAGGCAAAGGCGGGGTAGGCAAAACGACCTCCAGTGCAGCTATTGCCTCAGGACTGGCTTTAAAAGGGAAAAAAACCGCAGTTATCGACTTTGACATCGGTCTGCGTAACCTAGATTTAATCATGGGTTGTGAGCGCCGCGTTGTGTACGATTTTGTGAACGTTATCAATGGTGAAGCAACGCTAAACCAAGCGATGATCAAAGATAAGCGTACAGAGAACCTGTTCATTCTTCCTGCATCTCAAACTCGCGATAAAGATGCCCTGACGAAAGATGGGGTTCGTCGTGTGTTTGATGAACTGGATGAAATGGGCTTTGATTTTATCATTTGTGACTCTCCTGCTGGCATCGAGCAAGGAGCTCTGATGGCGCTGTATTTTGCGGATGAAGCCATTGTAACCACCAACCCTGAAGTTTCTTCAGTTCGCGATTCAGACCGTATTTTAGGCATCCTTGACTCGAAGTCTCGACGCTCTGAAGACGGATTAGAGCCAGTGAAAACACACCTTCTACTGACACGCTACAACCCTGCACGTGTCAACCAAGGCGAAATGCTCAGTGTTGAAGACGTTGAAGAGATTTTGCACATTTCTCTACTGGGTGTGATTCCAGAGAGTCAAGCAGTACTGAACGCGTCAAACAAGGGTGTGCCTGTCATTTTTGACGAAGCAACCGACGCCGGTATGGCTTACAATGATACAGTAGAACGACTACTGGGTAGCCAAGTGGACTTCCGTTTCTTAACGGAGCAAAAGAAAGGCATCTTCAAAAGACTGTTCGGGGGCTAATACGCAATGTCATTATTAGAGTTTTTTAGACCACAGAAAAAGACGACCGCAAATCTAGCTAAAGAGCGTTTGCAGATCATTGTTGCCGAGCGCCGTAGTCATGACGACCCCGCTCCATCGTACTTACCGCAACTGAAAGAAGACATCTTGAAGTGCATTGCGAAGTACGTTGATGTCGACCCGTCGATGGTTGATCTGACGTTCGAACACAAAGATGACGACATCTCAGTACTCGAGCTGAACGTTAAACTTCCAGAAGAAGAGCGATAGCCTTTCTGTTCGAAATCGACCAGCCGTCTGTGGCTTATGTCGACGGAATAAAAAAGAGAGCCTAGGCTCTCTTTTTTGTATCGGTCATTGAATCACTGTCACTCAATTCGAGTGTATAACAACAAGCGGTTATTTGATCGCTTTACTCAGCTTCTCACCAACCACATCTAAACGCCAGCCTTGCATCACATCAGGTAACTTCTCTGGGTTACGATTGTGCTTCCACACCCAACTTAACACTTGGTTAAGTTGCTTCTTCGACGCCAAAAACTCAGTTGCTAAGCCACTGTGTTGCGATGCGACTTTCACTTCATCTTTCAACACTTTGAACAGCTGTTTGTAACCTGGGTGGTCCATCAGACGTTCTACTGGCGCTGGGTACTCTTCTTCTGGCGTATGCTCAGCCAATTTCACGATGGAGCTGATCTTGGCGCCATGGCGACGCACAGAGCGGTAATCAAAACCTTCTTGCTCCATATGCTTAGGATCTTTGATCGCGAATCGAGCCACTGCCCATAAGTCTTGTTCTTTAAAGACAAAGTTCAATGCCAAATCACGCTTAATCGCTTCTTTTAGACGCCAAGTTGCTAAAGGTCTCAAAATTGCTAACTGTTGAGGTTTTAGCTGCCACGCGCCTTTAATATCAAGGTAAGCGTTGTCTGGGTTTGCTTTACGGATGCGCTTAGCCACTTGTAAATCAGACTCTTGTTGCGCCGCTTCCCACCAGCCCGCTTCCATCACTTTTTCGAGAAGCTTGTTGTACATTGGCATCAAGTAGTGAACATCTGCGGCAGCATAGTCGAGTTGCTTTTGAGAAAGTGGACGAGCTAGCCAGTCAGTACGAGATTCACTCTTATCTAGGTCAACACCAACAAACTCTGAAACCAGAGCCGCAAAGCCCGTTGATAAGCCATAACCTAAGAATGCCGCCATGATCTGCGTATCAACCATTGGCGTTGGTGTGCAACCAAATGCGTTTTGGAAGACTTCTAAATCTTCGCCACACGCGTGCAGCACTTTCAATACTGAAGCGTCTTTCAACAGCCCAACAAAGGGAGTCATTTCATCAAGAGCAATAGGATCAATCAGTGACAGCGTTTCACCATCAAATAACTGAATTAAGCCTAATTGAGGGTAATAGGTTCTTGTACGAACGAACTCTGTATCAAGCATAACAACATCGGCTTCACGTGCTTGTTGGCAAACTCGCTCAAGGTCTTTCACTTGGGTAATGATTTGATAATCCACAAAAACTCTCACTGATTTACTTTGATTGTCGGATACAAAAATGCCGACATTAACTGTCGGCATTCTAACACCATTTTTCAGCGCTCGCTTAGATTAAGCGCCTGAACGATTTCAGGTGCACCCCAAGCATTACTCACTTGCGCGTTTGGCAAGCTCTGCGTCGTTTTCTTCACGAAGCACTCGGCGCAAGATTTTGCCTACATTGGTTTTTGGTAGTTCTTCACGGAACTCAATCAATTTAGGGATCTTGTAACCCGTTAGGTGTTCACGACAGTGTGCGATAATGTCTTCTTTGGTTAGGCTAGGATCACGCTTCACAACATAGATCTTAACCAACTCACCAGACACTTCATGAGGTTGACCAATAGCGGCCACTTCTAACACTTTGCCATGAAGAGCCACTACGTCTTCAATTTCGTTCGGGTAAACATTGAAGCCTGACACAAGAATCATGTCTTTCTTACGGTCAACGATGTACAACAAGCCTTCGTCATCAAACTTGACGATATCACCAGTCGATAACCAACCCTCTTGGTCGATCACTTCTTTGGTCGCTTCAGGACGCTGCCAGTAGCCTTGCATCACTTGTGGACCACGAACCTGCAATTCACCCACTTGGTCATTACCAACCACTTTACCTTCATCATCCACAATACGAACTTCTGTCGATGGTACCGGTAGACCGATTGCCCCCGTGTAGTCTTGTAGATCGTATGGGTTACCTGTGACCAAAGGAGCACATTCGGTTAAACCATAACCTTCTAAAAGGTGAACGCCTGTTGCTTTCTTCCATTGCTCAGCAACAGCGCGTTGAACCGCCATACCACCGCCAACAGATAAACGCATATTACTGAAATCCAATTCGTGGAAATCTTCGTTATTCACGAGCGCGTTGAACAAAGTGTTTACGCCGGTAATCGCAGTAAACGGAACCTTTTGCAGCTCTTTAATAAAGCCGGGAATGTCACGCGGGTTCGTAATCAGAAGGTTGCGCCCCCCCATCTCAATAAACAGTAAACAGTTCACCGTTAGTGCGAACACGTGGTAAAGCGGCAATGCCGTTACGACCAATTCACGGCCTTCTTGCAGCACAGGGCTGTATGCCCCTTTCGCTTGAAGGACGTTCGCAATCATATTGCGGTGCGTTAAGATTGCCCCCTTCGCTACCCCTGTTGTCCCCCCGGTGTACTGTAAGAATGCGATGTCATCGCCCGCCATAAATGGCTTCACGTACTGTAGACGACGGCCCTTATGCAATGCTTTTCTAAATGAGATAGCACCCGGTAGATCGTACTTAGGTACCATACCTTTTACGTATTTCACGACGAAGTCGACAATCGTCCCTTTCGCTCGTGGTAGCATTTGCCCAAGGCTGGTTAAAACAACGTGTTTAACCGGTGTTTTGTCAACGACCTTCTCTAGCGTACTCGCAAAGTTAGAAACGATCACAATCGTCTTGGCACCAGAATCATTCAGCTGATGTTCAAGTTCACGAGGCGTATACAGTGGGTTGACGTTCACAGCAATCATACCGGCACGTAATACACCAAAAAGTGCAATTGGGTATTGCAGCAAGTTTGGCATCATCAGTGCAACACGATCGCCCTTCTTCAGTTTTAGATCATTCTGTAAATAAGCCGCAAAAGCACGACTGCGCTCTTCAAGCTTACGGAATGTCATAATAGATCCCATGTTCTCGAATGCTGGTTGGTCGGCGTACTTCTGTACCGACTGTTCAAACATTTCAATAAGAGATGGGTACTGATCTGGATTGATCGTCTCTGGTACGTCACTTGGATAACGTGAAAGCCAAGGTTTATCCACTATGTTACTCCTCGTTTATCAGCTTACGACTGCTCGCCGCTATTTGTCATTGCGGTATTACAGCACAGCTTTAGTGCATGAGCACTAAAAGGCTCAAACACTTGTTTAAATTTTGTTAACTACACCAAGAATTAGTTCTGAAACTAACTCTGGGCTCTCTAAATGGCAATGATGTCCGCCAGGAACCATCTCTATCTGCGGAGGACTATGCTCTGATTTGTAGCGGTTATGCTGCAAATATCGAAATCCATGACTCCCTAATATGACTAATTGGGGACATTCTATCGCCGCCATTATCGCTTCAGCATGCGCTTGCGACATTCGATAGAGCGAATCACACTTTAGGTTTGGGTCGCATCGCCATTGCCAAGAGTTCTCGCATTCGACAATACCTTGATCAACAGTACCTCGCTCAACGATTCCTCGTTCAACAATAGGTGCTATGAGTTCAGCATCAATTTGGTTGGCGTGAGCTCTCAACTTAATTGCATCCTCAAGGCTAGCTAAAGGACGTGAAGGTTTTCTGCGCTGTCGAAGACGACTGAGTACCCCATCCCTCAAGCGAGAGACCGTTTCTTGGGGAGCTTCTGAAAGAGGTCCGTGACCTTCAATTTGAATTAATCCTGACACTTTTTCAGGAAAGGCGGCACTATAGCAACTTGCGATCAATGCACCAAGAGAATGTCCTACTAGAACCAGTCTGTTTGGTGATAATTTAACCACCAACTGATACAGGTCATCAATATAGTCATGAAATGGGTAATAACTGCCCAATTTGTGCGATGAGAAACCATGTCCAAAAAGATCGATAGCGACGAGGTGAGCATTAGGAGAAGATTGAGCCACTTGCTTCATGATCTGATTAAAACTGGCGGCGTTATCTAGCCAACCATGAATAAAAACGACCGTCGTGGCTGTGGGGTGTGGATTGCCAATCTGTTGTGTTGCAAGCGTTCCATTGGCCAAAGAGTATGACTTTTCAATCATTGAGAATGTTTCTCCCCACTTTATGTTCTTGAACGAAGGCATGGTGCTCACCTATTCCACGTTTTGAATGACACGTTTAAGCTTAACTCTTGCCTGCAACCACAAATAGAGAAATGAATAAAGGAACAATAGATAGATATAAAATTATAACCAATCACGGTTGCTGTGTTTGGTTACAAGCGTTGGTTATAACCAGTCACACAAAAGAAAAATAAAGATCATCACCCATGATGCGATTAGGGAGAACCACTAAGATGGCGACACAGGCTTGAGCAAAGCTAGATATAAATATCAACCCCAATAAGCTTCGCAAGTTCCTCTTTTTTTGCCTGGTTCATCACGTCCATATACTCTTCCATTGCACGTCGTCCACGCCCTTCTGGAAGGTCATATTGCACCTGAGCTTTATGGATCTCAGATTCTTTGACTTGGCGGATAGAATGCGAGACAGCATTCGCGACCTTAGTTGGCTGACCAACTGAGGTTTTTGCATTGCCTTTTTTTACCCCATTCTTTTTGTTGGTTCGATTGGGTTTGGAAGTGTGCCCTATCGAAGAAGGAGGTAAGCCGTTTATTGAAACCATGCTTGGAGATTCGTAGACCTGATTTAAATGATTTGTTGATTAACTTTAATAGCGGCTCTACACAATGAATTATAGAGCCAAAGTCATAGATATTTACACGTACTCGCCGTCGTTTATTCGCGGCCTGGTAGCTTTTTCCACGTCACTTTATCACGAAGATAAACAGGCTCAGACTCTTCGGCTGCGACCGCTTTACCTTCTGCATAAGCAAATTGAGCAAGGAAGGCCATATCTTGAGCTTCTGGAAACAGCACCTCACACGCTTTAGTGTGGATTGCAAGTGTGTCCATGTGCTCTGCATACGCTTCCCAACCGGTGCCGACTTTTGCCCATGTCTCAGAGTCAACGTCAACCTGCGCGGCTAATTCGCTTGGCGGTGTCACACATTCAGCATCAACCGCCGTCCAACGACCATCTTGCTCTCGACGGTATCGAGCCCAGTACACTTCACTCATGCGCGCATCAATCGCAGCTGCAACGTGAGTTTCACCAAATTTACGGTAGCTACCCTGCGCCATCGCAGCCAATGTAGAGACACCGATCATCGGTAAATCAGCACCAAAAGCCAAGCCTTGAGCAATCCCAATGCCAATACGCACGCCCGTGAAGCTACCAGGACCTTGGCCAAACGCAATAGCATCGATATCGGTTAAAGCGACATTCGCTTCTTTCAGTACTTCATCAACCATAGGTAGAATTTTTTTCGTATGGTCTCGAGGAGCCTCTTCGCTACGTGCGAACACCTGGTCACCCATTACTAATGCAACTGAACAGTTT from Vibrio artabrorum includes these protein-coding regions:
- the minD gene encoding septum site-determining protein MinD, which translates into the protein MARIIVVTSGKGGVGKTTSSAAIASGLALKGKKTAVIDFDIGLRNLDLIMGCERRVVYDFVNVINGEATLNQAMIKDKRTENLFILPASQTRDKDALTKDGVRRVFDELDEMGFDFIICDSPAGIEQGALMALYFADEAIVTTNPEVSSVRDSDRILGILDSKSRRSEDGLEPVKTHLLLTRYNPARVNQGEMLSVEDVEEILHISLLGVIPESQAVLNASNKGVPVIFDEATDAGMAYNDTVERLLGSQVDFRFLTEQKKGIFKRLFGG
- the minE gene encoding cell division topological specificity factor MinE, with the protein product MSLLEFFRPQKKTTANLAKERLQIIVAERRSHDDPAPSYLPQLKEDILKCIAKYVDVDPSMVDLTFEHKDDDISVLELNVKLPEEER
- the rnd gene encoding ribonuclease D — its product is MDYQIITQVKDLERVCQQAREADVVMLDTEFVRTRTYYPQLGLIQLFDGETLSLIDPIALDEMTPFVGLLKDASVLKVLHACGEDLEVFQNAFGCTPTPMVDTQIMAAFLGYGLSTGFAALVSEFVGVDLDKSESRTDWLARPLSQKQLDYAAADVHYLMPMYNKLLEKVMEAGWWEAAQQESDLQVAKRIRKANPDNAYLDIKGAWQLKPQQLAILRPLATWRLKEAIKRDLALNFVFKEQDLWAVARFAIKDPKHMEQEGFDYRSVRRHGAKISSIVKLAEHTPEEEYPAPVERLMDHPGYKQLFKVLKDEVKVASQHSGLATEFLASKKQLNQVLSWVWKHNRNPEKLPDVMQGWRLDVVGEKLSKAIK
- the fadD gene encoding long-chain-fatty-acid--CoA ligase FadD, whose amino-acid sequence is MDKPWLSRYPSDVPETINPDQYPSLIEMFEQSVQKYADQPAFENMGSIMTFRKLEERSRAFAAYLQNDLKLKKGDRVALMMPNLLQYPIALFGVLRAGMIAVNVNPLYTPRELEHQLNDSGAKTIVIVSNFASTLEKVVDKTPVKHVVLTSLGQMLPRAKGTIVDFVVKYVKGMVPKYDLPGAISFRKALHKGRRLQYVKPFMAGDDIAFLQYTGGTTGVAKGAILTHRNMIANVLQAKGAYSPVLQEGRELVVTALPLYHVFALTVNCLLFIEMGGRNLLITNPRDIPGFIKELQKVPFTAITGVNTLFNALVNNEDFHELDFSNMRLSVGGGMAVQRAVAEQWKKATGVHLLEGYGLTECAPLVTGNPYDLQDYTGAIGLPVPSTEVRIVDDEGKVVGNDQVGELQVRGPQVMQGYWQRPEATKEVIDQEGWLSTGDIVKFDDEGLLYIVDRKKDMILVSGFNVYPNEIEDVVALHGKVLEVAAIGQPHEVSGELVKIYVVKRDPSLTKEDIIAHCREHLTGYKIPKLIEFREELPKTNVGKILRRVLREENDAELAKRASE
- a CDS encoding alpha/beta fold hydrolase, coding for MIEKSYSLANGTLATQQIGNPHPTATTVVFIHGWLDNAASFNQIMKQVAQSSPNAHLVAIDLFGHGFSSHKLGSYYPFHDYIDDLYQLVVKLSPNRLVLVGHSLGALIASCYSAAFPEKVSGLIQIEGHGPLSEAPQETVSRLRDGVLSRLRQRRKPSRPLASLEDAIKLRAHANQIDAELIAPIVERGIVERGTVDQGIVECENSWQWRCDPNLKCDSLYRMSQAHAEAIMAAIECPQLVILGSHGFRYLQHNRYKSEHSPPQIEMVPGGHHCHLESPELVSELILGVVNKI
- a CDS encoding chromosome partitioning protein ParA, yielding MVSINGLPPSSIGHTSKPNRTNKKNGVKKGNAKTSVGQPTKVANAVSHSIRQVKESEIHKAQVQYDLPEGRGRRAMEEYMDVMNQAKKEELAKLIGVDIYI
- the tsaB gene encoding tRNA (adenosine(37)-N6)-threonylcarbamoyltransferase complex dimerization subunit type 1 TsaB is translated as MSVKILAVDTATENCSVALVMGDQVFARSEEAPRDHTKKILPMVDEVLKEANVALTDIDAIAFGQGPGSFTGVRIGIGIAQGLAFGADLPMIGVSTLAAMAQGSYRKFGETHVAAAIDARMSEVYWARYRREQDGRWTAVDAECVTPPSELAAQVDVDSETWAKVGTGWEAYAEHMDTLAIHTKACEVLFPEAQDMAFLAQFAYAEGKAVAAEESEPVYLRDKVTWKKLPGRE